Sequence from the Fibrobacter succinogenes genome:
CCTTCCATCCACATCATATTTAAATTCTTCATGTTCAGTTTGTTCAGTTTTACTCGCATATTTATTTAGAATATCTCCTTTTTGTTGATTACATTGAGGACAAGAAGGTATGAAATTATACAAAGAACATGAAAGGTAAGGATAATCAGATTGAGGAAAATAATGATCTAATTGGGGACGACCATCACCATCACCTATTGTAAAAATATATTGTCTTCCGCAATAAGGACATACATCTACATGCAATTGCTTCGTAAATTCATATGCACTCCATCTTTTTTTTTCAAGTACCTCACCATTATCTTTTTTTATTTGAAAACTACCTCCTTCAAAATCTCCGTAACCAAAATATTCTTTTAAAATTTGCCCCACACTCCATTCCCGTGATTCTGTCCAACCACGTTTTTGAATTTTTACAAGTATGTTTTTCACATAATTATACTGTTCAAAAAAAAAGTTATTCTTTTCTGCCAAAAAATGTAATATTCCAGGATTAGCCAATACAATTTCTTTTAGTATAGACTTATCCCATCCTAAAAAACGCTCTATAAAAGACAATACATTTTTTTTCCCATTTGGCAAAATATCTTTTAATGGAATATCTTTATTTTCTAAATAATACTCATACCATTCCCAATGAAGATTTTTAATTTCTTCAGAAAGTTTTATTTTAATCATTTTCTAATGGCTCCACCTCATCAATCAAACTTCTAATTACCGAATCGCCAATACAATCCAAAATATATTTCGCTTCT
This genomic interval carries:
- a CDS encoding HNH endonuclease; translated protein: MIKIKLSEEIKNLHWEWYEYYLENKDIPLKDILPNGKKNVLSFIERFLGWDKSILKEIVLANPGILHFLAEKNNFFFEQYNYVKNILVKIQKRGWTESREWSVGQILKEYFGYGDFEGGSFQIKKDNGEVLEKKRWSAYEFTKQLHVDVCPYCGRQYIFTIGDGDGRPQLDHYFPQSDYPYLSCSLYNFIPSCPQCNQQKGDILNKYASKTEQTEHEEFKYDVDGRAFVLYPYEEAFECKDSDDDVEKKAWFHAFYGEINDETSIENSICVKIKRNNSLPQEMERKIENSIEAFHLNELYSCQQIELKDLFARYRYYCKPRIDEITKLILQAQLGGGNNDINNSIIVKAYTRRIKNIILGKPLNIRDKQYPLRKFKEDIIEQLDRTHKVMGK